A window from Actinomycetospora corticicola encodes these proteins:
- a CDS encoding FtsB family cell division protein, which yields MAATAPDHPSTGSVPTTGAGAGRSRGRQRARQGPRRDPQRAALRRHPLSGRGKNTPAAAQAAARAVHATRGALGLSTARRAALLAVVVCALALTVAVPLRNYVSQRHELAAVAAQQQRLDEQAAQLRGERAAMDDPAHVEALARARLGYARPGETPYRVELPGDAGRTADRDAPIAPSEADLPWYTRVARGTLGTSTTQP from the coding sequence ATGGCCGCCACCGCGCCCGACCACCCGTCGACGGGATCCGTCCCGACGACGGGGGCGGGTGCCGGTCGGTCGCGCGGGCGCCAGCGCGCCCGCCAGGGTCCGCGCCGGGACCCGCAGCGGGCGGCGCTGCGGCGGCACCCGCTCTCCGGGCGCGGGAAGAACACCCCGGCGGCGGCCCAGGCCGCGGCGCGGGCCGTCCACGCCACCCGCGGTGCCCTCGGCCTGTCGACGGCGCGGCGGGCGGCGCTGCTCGCGGTGGTGGTCTGTGCGCTCGCGCTGACCGTCGCCGTCCCGTTGCGCAACTACGTCTCGCAGCGCCACGAGCTCGCCGCGGTCGCCGCGCAGCAGCAGCGCCTCGACGAGCAGGCCGCGCAGCTGCGGGGCGAGCGGGCGGCGATGGACGACCCGGCCCACGTCGAGGCGCTCGCCCGCGCCCGGCTCGGCTACGCTCGGCCGGGGGAGACGCCCTACCGCGTGGAGCTGCCCGGCGACGCGGGGCGGACCGCCGACAGGGACGCCCCGATCGCACCGTCCGAGGCCGACCTGCCCTGGTACACCCGCGTGGCCCGGGGGACCCTCGGGACCTCCACCACCCAGCCCTGA
- a CDS encoding acetyl-CoA C-acetyltransferase has product MATPDAVIVSAARSPIGRARKGTLAGMRPDDLAAQMVRAALDQVPSLPPEEVEDLMLGCGLPGGEQGYNMGRVVAVQLGLDTVPGTTITRYCSSSLQTIRMAAHAIRAGEGDVFVAAGVETVSRFEKGSSDGLPGTQNPLFDEAQARTAETAAAGASEWHDPRADGLLPDAYIAMGQTAENVALLENVSREEMDRFAVRSQNLAEQSHADGFWAREITPVTLPDGSVISADDSPRAGTTYEGIADLKPVFRPDGRITAGNACPLNDGAAAVVVMSSTRAADLGITPLARIVSTGVTGLSPEIMGLGPIGASQQALRRAGLSIDDVDLVEINEAFAAQVIPSARGLGLSDSGMESKLNVHGGSIAVGHPFGMTGARIATTLLNGLRAKDATIGLETMCVGGGQGMAMILERLS; this is encoded by the coding sequence ATGGCCACTCCCGACGCCGTGATCGTGTCCGCCGCCCGCTCCCCCATCGGTCGGGCCCGCAAGGGGACGCTCGCCGGCATGCGCCCCGACGACCTCGCCGCGCAGATGGTGCGCGCGGCCCTCGACCAGGTGCCCTCGCTGCCGCCCGAGGAGGTCGAGGACCTCATGCTCGGCTGCGGTCTGCCCGGCGGCGAGCAGGGCTACAACATGGGCCGCGTCGTCGCGGTCCAGCTCGGCCTGGACACCGTCCCGGGCACCACCATCACCCGCTACTGCTCCTCCTCGCTGCAGACCATCCGCATGGCCGCCCACGCCATCCGCGCCGGCGAGGGCGACGTCTTCGTCGCGGCCGGCGTCGAGACGGTGTCGCGGTTCGAGAAGGGCTCCTCGGACGGCCTGCCCGGCACGCAGAACCCGCTGTTCGACGAGGCGCAGGCGCGCACCGCCGAGACCGCCGCCGCCGGTGCGTCGGAGTGGCACGACCCGCGCGCCGACGGGCTCCTCCCCGACGCCTACATCGCCATGGGGCAGACCGCGGAGAACGTCGCGCTGCTCGAGAACGTCTCCCGCGAGGAGATGGACCGCTTCGCCGTGCGCTCGCAGAACCTCGCCGAGCAGTCGCACGCCGACGGCTTCTGGGCCCGGGAGATCACGCCGGTGACGCTCCCCGACGGCTCGGTGATCAGCGCCGACGACTCCCCGCGCGCGGGCACCACCTACGAGGGCATCGCCGACCTCAAGCCGGTGTTCCGCCCCGACGGCCGCATCACGGCGGGCAACGCGTGCCCGCTCAACGACGGGGCCGCCGCCGTGGTGGTGATGTCCTCGACCCGCGCCGCCGACCTCGGGATCACGCCGCTGGCCCGGATCGTCTCGACCGGCGTCACCGGTCTGTCGCCGGAGATCATGGGCCTCGGCCCGATCGGGGCCTCGCAGCAGGCGCTGCGCCGCGCCGGCCTGTCGATCGACGACGTCGACCTCGTGGAGATCAACGAGGCGTTCGCCGCCCAGGTCATCCCGTCCGCCCGCGGCCTCGGGCTGTCGGACTCCGGCATGGAGTCGAAGCTCAACGTGCACGGCGGCTCGATCGCGGTCGGCCACCCGTTCGGCATGACCGGCGCCCGGATCGCCACCACGCTGCTCAACGGCCTGCGCGCGAAGGACGCGACGATCGGGCTGGAGACGATGTGCGTCGGCGGCGGCCAGGGCATGGCGATGATCCTCGAGCGGCTGTCCTGA
- a CDS encoding PIG-L deacetylase family protein, producing the protein MADFAEADTASGTGVPGMPSVRAPWSELESLRPLTLRSCRRIVVVAPHPRDEIRAAGGLLRRLASRHAEVDVLSLTERPTLSCPSTPFAADAVRESRPVDGPGSDPLTLDDLVAGALDDLPDELTLDDDDLDPDEAAAEAAYRALGLTVVRRHRLGLPDGGVAAAESDVVAAISEIVGFSDDPGGLCVLAPWSGDGDDDHEAAGRAAEVVTAAYRVRLVRWLDRAWTWAGPDSAEVPWRRARQVLLTDTLIARKHAASAAFTAALGGPGHDTHDAEHDAELPDGWAPGPREVFLV; encoded by the coding sequence GTGGCTGACTTCGCAGAGGCCGACACGGCGTCGGGCACGGGTGTGCCCGGGATGCCGTCGGTCCGCGCGCCGTGGTCCGAGCTCGAGTCGCTCCGTCCGCTGACCCTCCGCTCGTGCCGCCGCATCGTCGTCGTGGCTCCGCACCCGCGCGATGAGATCCGCGCCGCCGGCGGCCTGCTGCGCCGCCTGGCCTCCCGGCACGCGGAGGTCGACGTCCTCAGCCTCACCGAGCGCCCGACCCTGAGCTGCCCGTCCACCCCGTTCGCGGCGGACGCGGTCCGCGAGAGCCGGCCGGTCGACGGGCCCGGCTCGGACCCGCTCACCCTCGACGACCTCGTCGCGGGCGCGCTCGACGACCTGCCCGACGAGCTCACCCTCGACGACGACGACCTGGACCCCGACGAGGCGGCGGCCGAGGCCGCCTACCGCGCCCTCGGGCTCACGGTCGTGCGGCGCCACCGGCTCGGCCTGCCCGATGGCGGGGTCGCCGCGGCCGAGTCCGACGTCGTCGCGGCGATCAGCGAGATCGTCGGGTTCTCCGACGACCCGGGCGGCCTGTGCGTGCTCGCCCCCTGGTCCGGGGACGGCGACGACGACCACGAGGCGGCCGGCCGGGCCGCCGAGGTGGTCACGGCCGCCTACCGGGTCCGTCTCGTGCGCTGGCTCGACCGCGCGTGGACGTGGGCCGGACCGGACTCGGCGGAGGTGCCGTGGCGCCGGGCGCGCCAGGTGCTGCTCACCGACACGCTGATCGCCCGCAAGCACGCCGCGAGCGCGGCCTTCACCGCGGCGCTGGGCGGTCCCGGCCACGACACCCACGACGCCGAGCACGACGCCGAGCTGCCCGACGGGTGGGCGCCGGGGCCGCGCGAGGTCTTCCTCGTCTAG
- a CDS encoding cystathionine beta-synthase produces the protein MQYAEHIADLVGHTPLVKLNKVVPTGPDAPLVLAKVEYFNPGGSVKDRIAEKMIDAAEASGELKPGGTIVEPTSGNTGIGLAIVAQQRGYHCIFVCPDKVSPAKRDALRAYGAEVVVCPAAVEPDHPESYYSVSDRLARETEGGWKPNQYENPANPASHVESTGPEIWEQTEGRITHFVAGVGTGGTISGTGKYLKEVSEGRVQIIGADPLGSVYSGGDGRPYLVEGVGEDFWPSTYDRGIADRILAVSDADSFHMTRRLGREEALLVGGSCGMATVAAARLAEELGPDDVVVVLLPDGGRGYLNTVFNDQWMQSYGFLSADTAEYTVGHVLRGKDGSIPDLVHGHPNETVSDIVSIMREFSVSQMPIVQAEPPVMMAEVRGAVTERDLLDKLFTGKAQLTDKVADHLAPALPTVGIAEPLSGAMEKLQGGDGLLVISDGRPAGIVSRADVLAFLAGR, from the coding sequence ATGCAGTACGCCGAGCACATCGCCGACCTCGTCGGACACACCCCGCTGGTGAAGCTCAACAAGGTCGTGCCGACGGGGCCGGACGCGCCGTTGGTGCTGGCGAAGGTCGAGTACTTCAACCCCGGCGGCAGCGTGAAGGACCGCATCGCCGAGAAGATGATCGACGCGGCCGAGGCCTCCGGGGAGCTGAAGCCCGGCGGCACCATCGTCGAGCCGACCTCGGGCAACACCGGCATCGGGCTCGCCATCGTCGCCCAGCAGCGCGGTTACCACTGCATCTTCGTCTGCCCGGACAAGGTCTCGCCGGCCAAGCGCGACGCCCTGCGCGCCTACGGCGCCGAGGTGGTCGTGTGCCCGGCCGCCGTCGAGCCGGACCACCCCGAGTCCTACTACTCCGTCTCGGACCGGCTGGCCCGCGAGACCGAGGGCGGCTGGAAGCCGAACCAGTACGAGAACCCCGCCAACCCGGCGTCGCACGTGGAGTCCACCGGCCCCGAGATCTGGGAGCAGACCGAGGGCCGCATCACGCACTTCGTCGCGGGCGTCGGCACCGGCGGCACCATCTCGGGCACCGGGAAGTACCTCAAGGAGGTCTCCGAGGGGCGGGTGCAGATCATCGGCGCCGACCCGCTGGGCTCGGTGTACTCCGGCGGCGACGGCCGGCCCTACCTCGTCGAGGGCGTCGGCGAGGACTTCTGGCCGTCCACCTACGACCGCGGGATCGCCGACCGGATCCTCGCGGTCTCCGACGCCGACTCCTTCCACATGACCCGGCGCCTCGGCCGCGAGGAGGCGCTGCTCGTCGGAGGCTCCTGCGGGATGGCGACGGTCGCCGCCGCGCGGCTGGCCGAGGAGCTCGGGCCCGACGACGTCGTCGTCGTGCTCCTGCCCGACGGCGGGCGCGGGTACCTGAACACGGTCTTCAACGACCAGTGGATGCAGTCCTACGGCTTCCTGTCCGCCGACACCGCCGAGTACACGGTGGGGCACGTCCTGCGCGGCAAGGACGGCTCGATCCCCGACCTCGTGCACGGGCACCCGAACGAGACGGTCTCCGACATCGTCTCGATCATGCGGGAGTTCAGCGTCTCGCAGATGCCGATCGTCCAGGCCGAGCCGCCGGTGATGATGGCCGAGGTGCGTGGCGCCGTGACCGAGCGGGACCTGCTCGACAAGCTGTTCACCGGCAAGGCGCAGCTCACCGACAAGGTCGCCGACCACCTGGCGCCGGCGCTGCCGACGGTCGGGATCGCCGAGCCGCTGTCGGGGGCGATGGAGAAGCTGCAGGGCGGCGACGGTCTCCTCGTCATCTCCGACGGGCGCCCGGCCGGCATCGTCAGCCGCGCCGACGTGCTGGCCTTCCTCGCGGGGCGGTAG
- a CDS encoding SpoIIE family protein phosphatase, whose translation MTGRSNGDGHADDGAAVTSGRHRRTHDTVVTGGVGIEHVETADGAQWGPAADAPDDVHRGADPGMAQEAARVRDSLASDVDGGGDLPQVLHTAPAAVALIDLDAGTVTYANGSAQDLTGGKAQLPLDIDAWSEAAGLTDLSGRPMRDTASPLSRVAQGMPVSGEPVAVADAARRGSEATPEEREEAEGRLLWVTGFPLSEAEDDERRRLALVVFLQLSGAGAQRHLEMMRDRAVVATELSFTISDPDRQQNPLVWVNPAFTRLTGYDLDEVLGRNCRFLQGPNTDPTSISRIRSALADERPITEVLLNYRRDGTAFWNQVSISPVFDGGGRVVNFVGVQADVTERVMVENERRAALAAAEETREQLRLLTDSTAAMTASLDSGGAARALARIVVPALADYCCVDLLDEVGDPSSSTRVAVNHRDDSKTATVSALGRWITPTEDGDDPVDRVLAGGAPSLLPELPVRPEGLREDPSLLAHYEQLRPRSAIVVPLRARGQVLGALTLGTELPYGRRYSQRDLYLASDLAARAGLAVDNARLYAREHGAAETLQRSLLPAVPDVPGLTVASRYLAATDGAQVGGDWYDLLPLPDGAVGIAVGDVVGHDLRAAAAMGELRGVLRSYAWEGLGPDAVIDRCNDLVQGMHMAAMATAVFGRLERPEDGEGWVLGYCNAGHPPPLLRRVDGTVELLTGNLSPLIGATRAAARDCTEVHLQPGDLLVLHTDGLIEAPGTDPDERTDLLARTLAEAPDVEDVGAICDRVLEVLGAEGLRDDAVLLAVRLG comes from the coding sequence GTGACGGGCAGGTCGAACGGGGACGGGCACGCCGACGACGGCGCCGCCGTGACGTCCGGCCGTCACCGCAGGACCCACGACACGGTGGTGACAGGAGGAGTCGGGATCGAGCACGTGGAGACCGCAGACGGCGCGCAGTGGGGTCCGGCCGCGGACGCCCCCGACGACGTGCACCGGGGCGCCGACCCGGGCATGGCGCAGGAGGCCGCACGGGTCCGCGACAGCCTGGCGTCCGACGTCGACGGCGGCGGGGATCTGCCGCAGGTCCTGCACACCGCTCCGGCGGCGGTCGCCCTCATCGACCTCGACGCCGGCACGGTCACCTACGCCAACGGCTCCGCGCAGGACCTGACCGGCGGCAAGGCCCAGCTCCCGCTCGACATCGACGCCTGGAGCGAGGCGGCGGGCCTGACCGACCTGTCCGGTCGGCCGATGCGCGACACGGCGTCCCCGCTCTCCCGCGTGGCCCAGGGCATGCCGGTCTCCGGCGAGCCGGTCGCAGTCGCCGACGCCGCCCGGCGCGGGTCGGAGGCCACCCCCGAGGAGCGCGAGGAGGCCGAGGGCCGTCTGCTCTGGGTGACGGGGTTCCCCCTCTCCGAGGCCGAGGACGACGAACGCCGGCGGCTCGCCCTCGTGGTGTTCCTCCAGCTCTCCGGGGCGGGCGCCCAGCGCCACCTCGAGATGATGCGCGACCGCGCCGTCGTCGCCACTGAGCTCTCCTTCACGATCTCCGACCCGGACCGCCAGCAGAACCCGCTGGTCTGGGTCAACCCGGCGTTCACCCGGCTCACCGGGTACGACCTGGACGAGGTGCTCGGGCGCAACTGCCGCTTCCTGCAGGGCCCCAACACCGACCCGACGTCCATCTCGCGGATCCGCAGCGCCCTCGCCGACGAGCGGCCGATCACCGAGGTGCTCCTGAACTACCGGCGCGACGGCACCGCCTTCTGGAACCAGGTGTCGATCTCCCCGGTGTTCGACGGCGGCGGACGCGTCGTCAACTTCGTGGGGGTGCAGGCCGACGTCACCGAGCGGGTGATGGTCGAGAACGAGCGGCGCGCCGCGCTCGCCGCCGCCGAGGAGACCCGCGAGCAGCTCCGGCTGCTCACCGACTCCACCGCGGCGATGACGGCCTCGCTCGACTCGGGCGGTGCCGCCCGCGCGCTCGCCCGCATCGTCGTGCCCGCCCTCGCCGACTACTGCTGCGTCGACCTGCTCGACGAGGTGGGCGACCCGTCCTCCTCGACGCGGGTGGCGGTCAACCACCGCGACGACTCGAAGACCGCCACGGTCTCCGCGCTGGGCCGCTGGATCACCCCGACCGAGGACGGCGACGACCCGGTCGACCGCGTCCTCGCCGGGGGCGCGCCCTCGCTGCTGCCCGAGCTGCCGGTCCGCCCGGAGGGGCTGCGCGAGGACCCGTCGCTGCTGGCGCACTACGAGCAGCTGCGCCCGCGCTCGGCGATCGTCGTCCCGCTGCGCGCACGGGGCCAGGTCCTCGGGGCGCTGACGCTCGGCACCGAGCTGCCCTACGGCCGGCGCTACTCGCAGCGCGACCTCTACCTCGCGAGCGACCTCGCGGCGCGGGCCGGGCTCGCCGTCGACAACGCGCGTCTCTACGCCCGCGAGCACGGGGCGGCGGAGACCCTGCAGCGCAGCCTGCTGCCCGCGGTGCCGGACGTCCCCGGCCTCACCGTGGCGTCGCGCTACCTCGCGGCCACCGACGGCGCCCAGGTCGGCGGCGACTGGTACGACCTGCTGCCGCTGCCCGACGGGGCGGTCGGCATCGCGGTCGGCGACGTCGTCGGCCACGACCTGCGGGCGGCCGCCGCGATGGGCGAGCTGCGCGGGGTACTCCGCTCGTACGCGTGGGAGGGCCTCGGCCCCGACGCCGTCATCGACCGCTGCAACGACCTCGTGCAGGGCATGCACATGGCCGCGATGGCGACGGCCGTCTTCGGGCGCCTGGAGCGCCCGGAGGACGGCGAGGGCTGGGTCCTCGGCTACTGCAACGCCGGCCACCCGCCGCCGCTGCTGCGCCGGGTCGACGGCACCGTGGAACTCCTGACCGGCAACCTGTCCCCGCTGATCGGCGCCACCCGCGCGGCGGCGCGGGACTGCACCGAGGTGCACCTGCAGCCCGGCGACCTGCTGGTGCTGCACACCGACGGGCTGATCGAGGCCCCGGGCACTGACCCCGACGAGCGGACGGACCTGCTCGCGCGGACCCTCGCCGAGGCGCCCGACGTCGAGGACGTCGGCGCGATCTGCGACCGGGTGCTCGAGGTGCTCGGCGCCGAGGGCCTGCGCGACGACGCCGTGCTCCTCGCCGTCCGGCTCGGCTGA
- a CDS encoding Bax inhibitor-1/YccA family membrane protein — protein MRTSSNPAFRNLPTSPGGYARFGDAPAGLGGAFGGGPDGPMGTAGVADRPLTVDDVVQKTALNAVITIGVGVAAAILLSPILGILGFIVGLVVSLIIIFKQSTSPALVLTYSVSQGLALGTITGFLEASSNNYAGIGFQAIVGVVGVFIGMLVVYKTGAIRVTPRLTKMVIGAAIGVVVLMLVNLVVSFFTTGGIGLRDGGPLAIIFSLVCIAVGAFMLLLDFDQADQAVKAGVPAKFAWYLAFGFMTTLVWLYIEILRLLSYFRGD, from the coding sequence GTGCGCACCAGCAGCAACCCGGCGTTCCGGAACCTGCCGACGTCACCCGGTGGGTACGCGCGGTTCGGTGACGCGCCGGCGGGCCTGGGCGGGGCCTTCGGGGGTGGCCCCGACGGTCCGATGGGCACGGCGGGGGTCGCGGACCGCCCGCTGACCGTCGACGACGTCGTCCAGAAGACCGCGCTCAACGCCGTCATCACGATCGGCGTCGGCGTCGCGGCCGCGATCCTGCTGAGCCCGATCCTCGGGATCCTGGGCTTCATCGTCGGCCTGGTCGTCTCGCTGATCATCATCTTCAAGCAGAGCACCAGCCCCGCGCTGGTCCTCACCTACTCGGTGTCGCAGGGTCTGGCCCTCGGCACGATCACCGGTTTCCTCGAGGCCTCGAGCAACAACTACGCGGGCATCGGCTTCCAGGCCATCGTCGGCGTGGTCGGCGTGTTCATCGGGATGCTGGTCGTCTACAAGACCGGCGCGATCCGGGTGACGCCCCGTCTCACCAAGATGGTCATCGGCGCCGCCATCGGCGTCGTCGTGCTCATGCTGGTCAACCTGGTGGTCTCGTTCTTCACCACCGGCGGCATCGGCCTCCGCGACGGCGGCCCGCTGGCGATCATCTTCTCGCTGGTCTGCATCGCGGTCGGCGCTTTCATGCTGCTGCTCGACTTCGACCAGGCCGACCAGGCGGTCAAGGCCGGCGTCCCGGCGAAGTTCGCCTGGTACCTGGCCTTCGGCTTCATGACGACGCTGGTCTGGCTCTACATCGAGATCCTGCGGCTGCTGAGCTACTTCCGCGGCGACTAG
- a CDS encoding DUF501 domain-containing protein, with product MEPVAEGDREAVAAQIGRAPRGLRAIAHRCPCGLPDTVVTAPRLEDGTPFPTLYYATCPRLTSRIGSLEAEGLMREQQDRLATDPEFAAAYRAAHETYLAERDAIEPLGTDVSAGGMPERVKCLHVHVAHTLAAGPGVNPAGDEALALLPAWWAPGPCVAVDPEG from the coding sequence ATGGAACCCGTCGCAGAGGGCGACCGCGAGGCGGTCGCCGCCCAGATCGGTCGCGCCCCGCGCGGCCTGCGCGCCATCGCGCACCGCTGCCCGTGCGGGCTGCCCGACACGGTGGTCACCGCCCCCCGGCTCGAGGACGGCACGCCGTTCCCGACCCTCTACTACGCGACCTGCCCGCGCCTGACGTCGCGCATCGGGTCGCTGGAGGCCGAGGGACTGATGCGCGAGCAGCAGGACCGGCTCGCCACCGACCCGGAGTTCGCCGCCGCCTACCGGGCCGCGCACGAGACCTACCTCGCCGAGCGGGACGCGATCGAGCCGCTCGGCACCGACGTCAGCGCCGGCGGGATGCCGGAGCGGGTGAAGTGCCTGCACGTCCACGTCGCGCACACGCTGGCGGCCGGACCCGGGGTGAATCCGGCCGGGGACGAGGCGCTGGCGCTGCTGCCGGCGTGGTGGGCGCCCGGGCCCTGCGTGGCGGTCGACCCGGAGGGGTGA
- a CDS encoding uracil-DNA glycosylase family protein, which produces MTTPLAVLDREISDCRACPRLVEWRERVAREKRAAFRDQTYWGRPVPGFGPADARLAIVGLAPAAHGANRTGRMFTGDRSGDVLYAALHAVGLASQPTATWPGDGLELDGVRIVAPVRCAPPENKPTPAERDTCRPFLERELALLTGVRAVVVLGGFGWQALLPVLDEGWVVPRPRPRFGHAVRVELASRRPDRDPLQLFGCYHVSQQNTFTGRLTPAMLEEVLAGAARAAGLRD; this is translated from the coding sequence GTGACCACGCCGCTCGCGGTCCTCGACCGGGAGATCAGCGACTGCCGGGCCTGCCCCCGGCTCGTCGAGTGGCGGGAACGGGTCGCCCGCGAGAAGCGGGCGGCCTTCCGCGACCAGACCTACTGGGGCCGTCCGGTGCCCGGGTTCGGGCCGGCCGACGCCCGCCTCGCGATCGTGGGCCTCGCCCCCGCGGCGCACGGCGCCAACCGCACCGGCCGGATGTTCACCGGTGACCGCTCGGGCGACGTGCTCTACGCCGCACTGCACGCGGTCGGGCTCGCGTCCCAGCCGACCGCGACGTGGCCGGGCGACGGGCTGGAGCTCGACGGGGTCCGGATCGTCGCGCCGGTCCGCTGCGCCCCGCCGGAGAACAAGCCCACCCCGGCCGAGCGGGACACCTGCCGGCCGTTCCTCGAGCGCGAGCTCGCCCTGCTCACCGGGGTCCGCGCCGTCGTCGTCCTCGGCGGCTTCGGGTGGCAGGCCCTCCTGCCCGTGCTCGACGAGGGGTGGGTCGTCCCGCGGCCGCGCCCGCGGTTCGGGCACGCGGTGCGGGTCGAGCTCGCGTCCCGTCGTCCGGACCGCGACCCGCTGCAGCTGTTCGGCTGCTACCACGTGAGCCAGCAGAACACCTTCACGGGACGCCTCACCCCGGCGATGCTGGAGGAGGTCCTGGCCGGTGCCGCCCGGGCCGCGGGCCTGCGAGACTGA
- a CDS encoding antitoxin, whose amino-acid sequence MAGLGDMVNKAKEWAGKNPDKADGFVDKGSDALKGKFAGHDQQFDSASQKAKDYLHGPQGGQAPPPGEQPPPQQ is encoded by the coding sequence GTGGCAGGCCTCGGCGACATGGTGAACAAGGCCAAGGAATGGGCGGGGAAGAACCCCGACAAGGCGGACGGCTTCGTCGACAAGGGGAGCGACGCCCTCAAGGGCAAGTTCGCCGGTCACGACCAGCAGTTCGACTCGGCCTCGCAGAAGGCCAAGGACTACCTGCACGGCCCGCAGGGCGGTCAGGCTCCGCCCCCGGGTGAGCAGCCCCCGCCGCAGCAGTAG
- a CDS encoding Ppx/GppA phosphatase family protein, translating into MPRVAAIDCGTNSIRLLVADVTIREDGSQWLVDVHREMRVNRLGQGVDATHRIASESLARTKEALLAYGEMLRRTSTTTVRLCATSATRDAENRDEFFTMVREILGVDAEVITGEEEARLSFAGAVADLDPDEGPAVVADVGGGSTELVAGTWDAVAAEVAAAYSANVGCVRLTEKVLHDDPPSAAQVAEAEAFTRETLAPAFEAVDLADIQTWVAVAGTATTIAAVAMGLRSYAPEKIHLARLGLDEVRETCLRLESMPRSERAALGPMHPGRVDVIGGGSIVVRVLAEELAERAGVTELVVSEHDILDGIARECARASRAQ; encoded by the coding sequence ATGCCGCGCGTCGCGGCCATCGACTGCGGGACCAATTCGATCCGCCTGCTCGTCGCCGACGTGACCATCCGCGAGGACGGTTCACAGTGGCTCGTCGACGTGCACCGCGAGATGCGCGTCAACCGCCTCGGCCAGGGGGTGGACGCCACCCACCGGATCGCGTCCGAGTCGCTCGCCCGGACGAAGGAGGCGCTGCTCGCCTACGGCGAGATGCTGCGCCGCACCTCGACCACCACCGTGCGTCTCTGCGCCACCTCCGCCACGCGCGACGCCGAGAACCGCGACGAGTTCTTCACGATGGTGCGCGAGATCCTCGGGGTCGACGCCGAGGTGATCACCGGCGAGGAGGAGGCGCGGCTGTCGTTCGCCGGCGCCGTCGCCGACCTCGACCCCGACGAGGGCCCGGCCGTCGTCGCGGACGTCGGGGGCGGCTCGACCGAGCTGGTCGCCGGGACGTGGGACGCCGTCGCGGCCGAGGTGGCGGCGGCGTACTCGGCGAACGTCGGGTGCGTGCGGCTCACCGAGAAGGTCCTGCACGACGACCCGCCGTCGGCCGCGCAGGTCGCCGAGGCCGAGGCGTTCACCCGGGAGACCCTCGCCCCGGCGTTCGAGGCGGTCGACCTGGCCGACATCCAGACCTGGGTGGCCGTGGCGGGCACCGCGACGACGATCGCCGCCGTCGCGATGGGCCTGCGCAGCTACGCGCCGGAGAAGATCCACCTGGCGCGGCTCGGGCTCGACGAGGTCCGCGAGACCTGCCTGCGCCTGGAGTCGATGCCGCGCTCGGAGCGCGCCGCGCTCGGACCGATGCACCCGGGGCGGGTGGACGTCATCGGCGGCGGCTCGATCGTGGTGCGGGTGTTGGCCGAGGAACTGGCCGAGCGGGCCGGTGTCACCGAGCTCGTGGTCTCCGAGCACGACATCCTCGACGGCATCGCCCGGGAGTGTGCGCGGGCGAGCCGGGCCCAGTGA